The nucleotide sequence AAGTTTTCCCAGTTTATTTGCCAAGGCCTCCTGAACAGGATTCTGGACGGCATTGCTATAAAAACCGATCTTATCCAACTGCTCCTTTAATCTTTGTACATAATGCGGATGGGAATGCCCTATGGAAATTACGGCATGTCCACCGTAAAAATCCAAATACTCCTGGCCTTTTTCATCGGTAACTACGATTCCCTTGGCCGAAACGGGAGTAACGTTATATAATGGGTATACATCAAATAATTCCATCTTCTATATTGTATTATGAACCTCCCTTGTATAAAAACCTTGCAGGTCCAAGGTAGAGGTTATCCTTTTTTTATTTCGTTTATCTTGTCAAATGAGGCTACTATTCCCCTGATCAGTGAGGAGCTTAACCCTTGGTGTTCCATTTCGTTCAATCCGGAAATGGTACATCCCCTTGGAGTAGTTACCTTATCTATTTCATTTTCCGGGTGACTGTCAGATTCTATCAACAAACTAGCAGCCCCATTACAGGTATGCATGGCCAATTCCTGTGCTTCCTTGGCATCGAATCCCAATTGAATGGCCCCTTGAGTGGTAGCCCGTATCAATCGCATCCAAAACGCAATTCCACTGGCACAAATCACGGTAGCGGCCTGCATCTGGTCTTCCGGAATTTGCATGGAATGCCCCATACGGTTAAAAATGGCCTTGGCCAGGTCTATCCGCTTGGCACCTTTCTCATTACTACAGATACAGGTCATGGATTTGCCTACGGAAATAGCCGTATTGGGCATGGCACGGATAATATAGTGAT is from Arenibacter algicola and encodes:
- the proC gene encoding pyrroline-5-carboxylate reductase, whose protein sequence is MKIAIIGAGNLGLSIAKGILSTNGATSMVLTKRNLSGLKEIEKYGIVSTTTDNREAVAKSDILIFAVQPGQFVKILGEVKDILTDKHVIISTITGFSIAIMEEVIGPDHYIIRAMPNTAISVGKSMTCICSNEKGAKRIDLAKAIFNRMGHSMQIPEDQMQAATVICASGIAFWMRLIRATTQGAIQLGFDAKEAQELAMHTCNGAASLLIESDSHPENEIDKVTTPRGCTISGLNEMEHQGLSSSLIRGIVASFDKINEIKKG